In the genome of Staphylococcus durrellii, one region contains:
- the yaaA gene encoding S4 domain-containing protein YaaA, whose product MIDLVEEIVVDGDITLGQFLKTEGIIESGGQAKWFLNEFEVLLNDEIETRRGKKLNHRDKIDIPEVGSFLILHQGAE is encoded by the coding sequence GTGATTGATTTGGTTGAAGAAATAGTTGTTGATGGCGACATCACTTTAGGACAATTTCTCAAAACTGAAGGTATTATCGAATCTGGAGGCCAAGCTAAATGGTTTTTAAATGAATTCGAAGTATTACTAAACGACGAGATAGAAACACGTCGAGGTAAAAAGCTAAACCACCGAGATAAAATTGATATACCTGAAGTAGGTTCATTTCTCATTTTACATCAAGGTGCAGAATGA
- the recF gene encoding DNA replication/repair protein RecF (All proteins in this family for which functions are known are DNA-binding proteins that assist the filamentation of RecA onto DNA for the initiation of recombination or recombinational repair.): MKLTSLQLENYRNYEQITLDCHPEVNILIGENAQGKTNLLESIYTLALAKSHRTSNDRELIRFDKEYAKIEGELSYRYGEMPLTMFITKKGKQVKINHLEQSRLTQYVGHLNVVLFAPEDLNIVKGSPQIRRRFIDMELGQISAVYLNDLAQYQRMLKQKNNYLKQLQYGQKTNGTMLEVLNEQFATYAVKVTLRREKFIKELEALAQPIHAGITDEREQFGLRYLPSLKLSDVNKSETDLTEEVLTMLNENMEREKDRGVCLFGPHRDDLAFDVNNMDAQTYGSQGQQRTTALSIKLAEIELMRIEVGEYPILLLDDVLSELDNSRQTHLLSTIQHKVQTFVTTTSIDGIDHEIMSNAKTFRINQGEIIK, translated from the coding sequence ATGAAGTTAACCTCACTCCAGCTAGAAAACTATCGTAACTATGAGCAGATTACGTTAGATTGTCATCCTGAAGTCAATATTTTAATTGGGGAAAACGCGCAAGGTAAAACGAATCTACTCGAATCCATTTATACTTTAGCGCTTGCTAAAAGTCATCGTACATCTAATGACAGAGAACTGATACGTTTTGACAAGGAGTATGCTAAAATAGAGGGAGAGTTAAGTTACAGATATGGCGAAATGCCACTTACCATGTTTATCACTAAGAAAGGTAAACAAGTTAAAATCAATCATTTAGAGCAAAGTAGGCTAACACAATATGTTGGTCATTTAAATGTGGTGTTATTTGCACCCGAAGATTTAAACATCGTTAAAGGATCTCCACAAATAAGAAGACGGTTTATAGATATGGAATTAGGACAGATTTCTGCCGTTTATTTAAATGATTTAGCTCAATACCAACGTATGCTTAAACAAAAGAATAATTATTTAAAGCAATTACAATATGGGCAAAAGACAAACGGCACTATGCTAGAAGTATTAAATGAGCAATTTGCTACATATGCTGTGAAAGTCACTTTGCGTCGTGAAAAATTTATTAAAGAATTAGAAGCACTTGCGCAACCTATCCATGCAGGTATAACTGATGAACGGGAGCAATTTGGTTTACGTTATTTACCAAGTTTAAAATTGTCCGATGTAAACAAAAGTGAGACTGACTTAACCGAGGAAGTCTTAACGATGTTAAACGAAAACATGGAACGAGAGAAAGATAGAGGTGTATGCCTTTTCGGTCCACATCGTGATGATTTAGCGTTTGATGTCAATAATATGGACGCCCAAACTTATGGGTCACAAGGCCAACAACGAACAACCGCTTTATCAATTAAACTTGCAGAAATAGAGTTAATGCGCATTGAAGTGGGTGAATACCCCATATTATTACTTGATGATGTATTGAGTGAATTAGATAATTCTCGTCAAACGCATTTGTTAAGTACGATACAGCATAAAGTACAAACATTCGTTACTACGACATCGATAGACGGTATAGACCATGAAATAATGTCAAATGCGAAAACATTTCGAATTAATCAAGGTGAAATTATTAAGTAA
- the dnaA gene encoding chromosomal replication initiator protein DnaA, translated as MSEKEIWEKVLSLAREEISETSYTTFLKDTEIHALRNSEAIIITDEDFVANWLNTKYAEIVQSLLLKTIGEEVTPKFYSKNQLESMDEQPSVNAKENKNQNQTQSVDIAMVSGEQFNTHNTFDTFVIGPGNRFPHAASLAVAEAPAQAYNPLFIYGGVGLGKTHLMHAIGHYVLANNPNAQVIYTSSEKFTNEFIKSIRDNETERFREKYRNIDVLLIDDIQFIQNKEQTQEEFFHTFNELHQANKQIVISSDRPPKEISKLEDRLRSRFEWGLIVDITPPDYETRMAILQKKIEEENLNIPTEALTYIANQIQSNIRELEGALTRVLAFSKLHGQSITTELTAEALKDIIQAPKSKKITIQDIQKVVGDYYSVRIEDFSAKKRTKSIAYPRQIAMYLSRELTDFSLPKIGEEFGGRDHTTVIHAHEKISNDTKNDPTFKQEVENLEKEIRNQ; from the coding sequence ATGTCAGAAAAAGAAATCTGGGAGAAAGTACTTTCATTAGCTCGAGAAGAAATTAGTGAGACTAGTTATACGACGTTTTTAAAAGATACTGAAATTCACGCATTACGTAATAGTGAAGCTATTATTATAACTGACGAGGATTTCGTAGCAAATTGGTTGAATACAAAATATGCTGAAATAGTTCAATCTTTACTACTTAAAACTATCGGTGAAGAAGTAACACCAAAATTCTATTCAAAAAACCAACTTGAATCGATGGATGAACAACCGTCAGTCAATGCAAAAGAAAATAAAAATCAAAATCAAACTCAAAGTGTTGATATAGCAATGGTTAGTGGCGAACAATTTAACACTCATAACACTTTCGATACGTTTGTTATTGGACCAGGCAACAGATTCCCACATGCTGCGAGTTTGGCAGTAGCCGAAGCACCCGCTCAAGCATATAATCCATTGTTTATTTATGGAGGCGTTGGACTTGGCAAAACCCATCTAATGCATGCTATAGGACATTACGTTTTAGCCAATAATCCAAATGCGCAAGTTATTTATACTTCAAGCGAAAAGTTTACGAATGAATTCATAAAATCTATTCGTGATAATGAGACAGAACGTTTCAGAGAAAAGTATAGAAACATTGATGTACTCCTAATTGATGATATTCAATTTATTCAAAATAAAGAACAAACACAAGAAGAATTTTTCCATACCTTCAATGAATTACACCAAGCTAATAAGCAAATAGTTATTTCAAGTGATCGTCCTCCTAAAGAAATTTCAAAATTAGAAGACCGTTTACGTTCACGTTTTGAATGGGGGTTAATCGTTGATATCACGCCACCTGATTACGAGACAAGAATGGCAATTTTGCAAAAGAAAATCGAGGAAGAAAACTTAAATATTCCAACAGAAGCATTAACATATATCGCAAATCAAATTCAATCAAATATTCGTGAGCTCGAAGGGGCGTTAACACGTGTACTCGCATTTTCAAAATTACATGGGCAATCGATAACTACTGAATTAACGGCAGAAGCACTAAAAGATATTATTCAAGCGCCTAAATCTAAAAAGATTACTATTCAAGATATTCAAAAAGTTGTCGGTGATTATTATAGTGTTCGTATCGAAGACTTTAGTGCTAAAAAACGTACTAAATCAATTGCTTATCCTCGTCAAATTGCAATGTATTTATCCCGTGAGTTAACTGATTTTTCACTTCCTAAAATAGGTGAAGAATTTGGTGGCCGTGACCACACAACAGTTATCCATGCACACGAAAAAATTAGCAATGACACAAAAAATGACCCAACATTTAAACAAGAAGTAGAAAATCTTGAAAAAGAAATAAGAAATCAATAA
- a CDS encoding DsbA family protein, with protein sequence MDRIKVKTLVLCVIATILVTCVIIQCIQHVQSNNEGKRIAQAVKKAKRIIPSWGHNKASVTITQFGNYLCSHCKQFDRDIVLRLEKDFKNNPQVQFQYIDVPFSNEISNINSSVSQKLYTLNKYKYWDLHHKIYEATPKASEVNKKEIALYRQQLIKLINQLNLDHITSQTLKKVIKNPKANVHSHGLARQLNIDHVPILYINQQRLENIKSYKTLKREIINALNQTTKNR encoded by the coding sequence ATGGATCGTATAAAAGTTAAAACATTGGTGTTATGTGTTATAGCAACCATTTTAGTTACTTGTGTCATCATTCAATGTATTCAACATGTTCAAAGTAACAACGAAGGTAAAAGAATAGCACAAGCAGTAAAAAAAGCTAAGCGCATAATTCCATCGTGGGGGCATAACAAAGCAAGTGTGACGATAACACAATTTGGTAATTATTTATGCTCGCACTGTAAACAATTTGATCGTGATATTGTTTTACGATTAGAAAAAGATTTTAAAAATAATCCACAGGTGCAATTTCAATACATAGACGTTCCATTCTCCAATGAAATATCAAATATTAATTCTAGTGTGTCTCAGAAGCTATATACGCTTAATAAATATAAATATTGGGATTTACATCACAAAATATATGAAGCCACTCCAAAAGCTTCTGAAGTGAATAAAAAAGAGATAGCCCTTTATCGACAACAATTAATTAAACTCATAAATCAGTTAAATTTAGACCATATAACAAGTCAAACCTTAAAAAAAGTAATTAAAAATCCTAAAGCTAATGTTCATTCACATGGCTTGGCACGACAGCTAAATATAGATCATGTGCCTATCTTATATATTAATCAACAGCGCTTGGAAAATATTAAATCTTATAAAACATTAAAAAGGGAAATAATTAATGCCTTAAATCAAACAACAAAAAATCGTTAA
- the dnaN gene encoding DNA polymerase III subunit beta — protein sequence MEFTIRRDYFINQLNDALKAISPRTTLPILTGIKIETKENEVILTGSDSEISIEITIPKQIDGEDIVTIAESGAVVLPGRFFVDIIKKLPGKEVKLSTNDQFQTLITSGHSEFNLSGLDPDQYPLLPEVSREDAIQLSVKVLKNIIAQTNFAVSTSETRPVLTGVNWLIQNNELICTATDSHRLAVRKVDLEEDSENKNVIIPGKALSELNKIMSDSDDDIDIFFASNQVLFKVGNVNFISRLLEGHYPDTSRLFPENFEIKLGVNNGEFYHAIDRASLLAREGGNNVIKLSTGNELVELSSTSPEIGTVKEEVEASNVDGGNLKISFNSKYMMDALKAIDNDEVEVEFFGTMKPFILKPKDDDSVTQLILPIRTY from the coding sequence ATGGAATTCACAATAAGAAGAGACTATTTCATAAACCAACTTAATGACGCATTAAAAGCCATTTCACCAAGAACAACATTACCAATCTTAACAGGTATCAAAATTGAAACTAAAGAAAACGAAGTAATACTTACAGGTTCTGACTCAGAAATATCTATTGAAATTACAATACCTAAACAAATTGATGGAGAAGATATTGTTACAATTGCTGAAAGTGGTGCTGTAGTATTACCGGGCCGCTTCTTCGTTGATATCATAAAAAAACTTCCAGGCAAAGAAGTAAAATTATCAACAAATGATCAATTCCAAACGCTAATAACTTCAGGTCATTCTGAATTTAATTTAAGTGGTTTAGATCCAGATCAATATCCTCTATTACCAGAAGTATCTCGTGAAGATGCCATCCAATTATCGGTAAAAGTCTTAAAAAACATTATTGCACAAACTAATTTTGCAGTGTCCACCTCAGAAACACGCCCAGTATTAACTGGTGTTAACTGGCTTATACAAAACAATGAATTAATATGCACTGCTACAGATTCTCACCGCTTGGCAGTAAGAAAAGTAGACTTAGAAGAAGACAGTGAAAATAAAAATGTCATCATTCCAGGTAAAGCTCTATCCGAATTAAATAAAATTATGAGTGATAGTGATGATGATATTGATATATTCTTCGCTTCAAACCAAGTATTATTCAAAGTCGGTAATGTGAATTTCATTTCACGTTTATTAGAAGGCCATTATCCAGATACATCACGCTTGTTCCCTGAAAACTTTGAAATTAAATTAGGCGTTAATAATGGCGAGTTTTATCATGCAATTGATCGTGCATCATTATTGGCAAGAGAGGGCGGCAATAATGTCATTAAATTAAGTACTGGGAATGAACTAGTTGAATTATCATCAACTTCGCCAGAGATAGGTACCGTTAAAGAAGAGGTAGAGGCAAGTAATGTAGATGGTGGCAACTTAAAAATTTCATTTAATTCTAAATATATGATGGATGCATTAAAAGCTATCGATAATGACGAAGTAGAAGTTGAATTTTTCGGTACGATGAAACCATTTATTTTAAAACCAAAAGATGACGATTCAGTAACGCAACTCATTTTACCAATTAGAACTTATTAA